In Phocoena phocoena chromosome 3, mPhoPho1.1, whole genome shotgun sequence, a single window of DNA contains:
- the EEF2 gene encoding elongation factor 2 isoform X1: MVNFTVDQIRAIMDKKANIRNMSVIAHVDHGKSTLTDSLVCKAGIIASARAGETRFTDTRKDEQERCITIKSTAISLFYELSENDLNFIKQSKDGSGFLINLIDSPGHVDFSSEVTAALRVTDGALVVVDCVSGVCVQTETVLRQAIAERIKPVLMMNKMDRALLELQLEPEELYQTFQRIVENVNVIISTYGEGESGPMGNIMIDPVLGTVGFGSGLHGWAFTLKQFAEMYVAKFAAKGEGQLGPAERARKVEDMMKKLWGDRYFDPANGKFSKSANSPDGKKLPRTFCQLILDPIFKVFDAIMNFKKEETAKLIEKLDIKLDSEDKDKEGKPLLKAVMRRWLPAGDALLQMITIHLPSPVTAQKYRCELLYEGPPDDEAAMGIKSCDPKGPLMMYISKMVPTSDKGRFYAFGRVFSGLVSTGLKVRIMGPNYTPGKKEDLYLKPIQRTILMMGRYVEPIEDVPCGNIVGLVGVDQFLVKTGTITTFEHAHNMRVMKFSVSPVVRVAVEAKNPADLPKLVEGLKRLAKSDPMVQCIIEESGEHIIAGAGELHLEICLKDLEEDHACIPIKKSDPVVSYRETVSEESNVLCLSKSPNKHNRLYMKARPFPDGLAEDIDKGEVSSRQELKQRARYLAEKYEWDVAEARKIWCFGPDGTGPNILTDITKGVQYLNEIKDSVVAGFQWATKEGALCEENMRGVRFDVHDVTLHADAIHRGGGQIIPTARRCLYASVLTAQPRLMEPIYLVEIQCPEQVVGGIYGVLNRKRGHVFEETQVAGTPMFVVKAYLPVNESFGFTADLRSNTGGQAFPQCVFDHWQILPGDPFDSTSRPSQVVAETRKRKGLKEGIPALDNFLDKL; this comes from the exons ATG gtGAACTTCACAGTAGACCAGATCCGGGCCATCATGGACAAGAAGGCCAACATCCGAAACATGTCCGTCATCGCCCATGTGGACCATGGCAAGTCCACTCTGACGGACTCCCTGGTGTGCAAGGCGGGTATCATAGCCTCCGCCCGGGCTGGGGAGACCCGCTTCACTGACACCCGGAAGGACGAGCAGGAGCGTTGCATCACCATCAAGTCGAC GGCCATTTCCCTCTTCTACGAGCTCTCAGAGAATGACTTGAACTTCATCAAGCAGAGCAAGGATGGCTCTGGCTTCCTCATCAACCTCATTGACTCCCCTGGGCACGTGGACTTCTCCTCAGAGGTGACAGCCGCCCTCCGTGTCACCGATGGTGCCTTGGTGGTGGTGGACTGCGTGTCGG GCGTGTGCGTGCAGACAGAGACGGTGCTGCGCCAGGCCATTGCCGAGCGCATCAAGCCTGTGCTGATGATGAACAAGATGGACCGGGCCCTGCTTGAGCTGCAGCTGGAGCCCGAGGAGCTCTACCAGACCTTCCAGCGCATCGTGGAGAATGTAAACGTCATCATTTCCACCTACGGGGAGGGCGAGAGCGGCCCCATGGGCAACATCATG ATTGACCCTGTCCTCGGTACTGTTGGCTTCGGGTCTGGTCTCCACGGCTGGGCCTTCACTCTGAAGCAGTTTGCAGAGATGTACGTGGCCAAGTTTGCTGCCAAGGGCGAGGGTCAGCTGGGGCCTGCCGAGCGGGCCAGGAAGGTGGAGGACATGATGAAGAAGCTGTGGGGAGACCG GTACTTTGATCCAGCCAACGGCAAATTCAGCAAGTCAGCCAACAGCCCAGATGGCAAGAAGCTGCCGCGGACATTCTGCCAGCTCATCCTGGACCCCATCTTCAAG GTGTTTGATGCAATCATGAATTTCAAGAAAGAGGAGACGGCAAAACTAATTGAAAAACTGGACATCAAGTTGGACAGTGAAGATAAAGACAAAGAAGGCAAACCACTTCTGAAG GCAGTGATGCGCCGCTGGCTACCTGCCGGGGATGCCCTGCTGCAGATGATTACCATCCACCTGCCCTCCCCCGTGACGGCCCAGAAGTACCGCTGTGAGCTCCTGTACGAGGGGCCCCCAGACGACGAGGCCGCCATGG gCATTAAAAGCTGTGACCCCAAAGGCCCTCTTATGATGTACATTTCCAAAATGGTGCCGACCTCTGACAAAGGTCGGTTCTATGCCTTCGGCCGGGTCTTCTCAGGGCTGGTGTCCACCGGCCTGAAGGTCAGGATCATGGGGCCCAACTACACGCCCGGGAAGAAGGAAGACCTATACCTGAAGCCAATCCAGAG GACAATCCTGATGATGGGCCGCTACGTCGAGCCCATCGAGGACGTGCCTTGTGGCAACATCGTGGGCCTGGTGGGCGTGGACCAGTTCCTGGTGAAGACAGGCACCATCACCACCTTCGAGCATGCCCACAACATGCGGGTGATGAAGTTCAGCGTGAGCCCTGTCGTCAGGGTGGCTGTGGAGGCCAAGAACCCGGCCGACCTGCCCAAGCTGGTGGAAGGCCTGAAGCGGCTGGCCAAGTCGGACCCCATGGTGCAG TGCATCATTGAGGAGTCCGGGGAGCACATTATCGCGGGTGCCGGGGAGCTGCATCTGGAGATCTGCCTCAAGGACCTGGAGGAGGATCACGCCTGCATTCCCATCAAG AAATCCGACCCAGTTGTCTCGTACCGAGAGACCGTCAGTGAGGAGTCTAACGTGCTCTGCCTGTCCAAGTCCCCCAATAAGCACAACAGGCTGTACATGAAGGCACGGCCCTTCCCCGACGGCCTGGCTGAGGACATCGACAAGGGCGAGGTGTCTTCCCGCCAGGAGCTCAAGCAGCGGGCCCGCTACCTAGCCGAGAAGTACGAGTGGGACGTGGCCGAGGCCCGCAAGATCTGGTGCTTTGGCCCTGATGGCACCGGCCCCAACATCCTCACTGACATCACCAAGGGCGTGCAGTACCTCAACGAGATCAAGGACAGTGTGGTGGCCGGCTTCCAGTGGGCCACCAAGGAG GGGGCGCTGTGTGAGGAGAACATGCGGGGCGTGCGCTTCGACGTACACGATGTGACACTGCACGCGGACGCCATTCACCGCGGGGGCGGCCAGATCATCCCCACGGCCCGGCGCTGCCTGTACGCCAGCGTGCTGACTGCCCAGCCCCGGCTCATGGAGCCCATCTACCTTGTGGAGATCCAG TGTCCAGAACAAGTGGTTGGTGGTATCTATGGTGTCCTGAATAGGAAGCGGGGCCACGTCTTTGAGGAGACCCAGGTGGCCGGCACCCCCATGTTTGTTGTGAAGGCCTACTTGCCTGTCAATGAGTCCTTTG GCTTCACCGCTGACCTGAGGTCCAACACGGGCGGCCAGGCCTTTCCCCAGTGTGTGTTCGACCACTGGCAGATCCTGCCCGGTGACCCCTTCGACAGCACCAGCCGCCCCAGCCAGGTGGTGGCAGAGACGCGCAAGCGCAAAGGTCTGAAGGAAGGCATCCCGGCCCTGGACAACTTCCTGGACAAGTTGTAG
- the EEF2 gene encoding elongation factor 2 isoform X2, with protein MDKKANIRNMSVIAHVDHGKSTLTDSLVCKAGIIASARAGETRFTDTRKDEQERCITIKSTAISLFYELSENDLNFIKQSKDGSGFLINLIDSPGHVDFSSEVTAALRVTDGALVVVDCVSGVCVQTETVLRQAIAERIKPVLMMNKMDRALLELQLEPEELYQTFQRIVENVNVIISTYGEGESGPMGNIMIDPVLGTVGFGSGLHGWAFTLKQFAEMYVAKFAAKGEGQLGPAERARKVEDMMKKLWGDRYFDPANGKFSKSANSPDGKKLPRTFCQLILDPIFKVFDAIMNFKKEETAKLIEKLDIKLDSEDKDKEGKPLLKAVMRRWLPAGDALLQMITIHLPSPVTAQKYRCELLYEGPPDDEAAMGIKSCDPKGPLMMYISKMVPTSDKGRFYAFGRVFSGLVSTGLKVRIMGPNYTPGKKEDLYLKPIQRTILMMGRYVEPIEDVPCGNIVGLVGVDQFLVKTGTITTFEHAHNMRVMKFSVSPVVRVAVEAKNPADLPKLVEGLKRLAKSDPMVQCIIEESGEHIIAGAGELHLEICLKDLEEDHACIPIKKSDPVVSYRETVSEESNVLCLSKSPNKHNRLYMKARPFPDGLAEDIDKGEVSSRQELKQRARYLAEKYEWDVAEARKIWCFGPDGTGPNILTDITKGVQYLNEIKDSVVAGFQWATKEGALCEENMRGVRFDVHDVTLHADAIHRGGGQIIPTARRCLYASVLTAQPRLMEPIYLVEIQCPEQVVGGIYGVLNRKRGHVFEETQVAGTPMFVVKAYLPVNESFGFTADLRSNTGGQAFPQCVFDHWQILPGDPFDSTSRPSQVVAETRKRKGLKEGIPALDNFLDKL; from the exons ATGGACAAGAAGGCCAACATCCGAAACATGTCCGTCATCGCCCATGTGGACCATGGCAAGTCCACTCTGACGGACTCCCTGGTGTGCAAGGCGGGTATCATAGCCTCCGCCCGGGCTGGGGAGACCCGCTTCACTGACACCCGGAAGGACGAGCAGGAGCGTTGCATCACCATCAAGTCGAC GGCCATTTCCCTCTTCTACGAGCTCTCAGAGAATGACTTGAACTTCATCAAGCAGAGCAAGGATGGCTCTGGCTTCCTCATCAACCTCATTGACTCCCCTGGGCACGTGGACTTCTCCTCAGAGGTGACAGCCGCCCTCCGTGTCACCGATGGTGCCTTGGTGGTGGTGGACTGCGTGTCGG GCGTGTGCGTGCAGACAGAGACGGTGCTGCGCCAGGCCATTGCCGAGCGCATCAAGCCTGTGCTGATGATGAACAAGATGGACCGGGCCCTGCTTGAGCTGCAGCTGGAGCCCGAGGAGCTCTACCAGACCTTCCAGCGCATCGTGGAGAATGTAAACGTCATCATTTCCACCTACGGGGAGGGCGAGAGCGGCCCCATGGGCAACATCATG ATTGACCCTGTCCTCGGTACTGTTGGCTTCGGGTCTGGTCTCCACGGCTGGGCCTTCACTCTGAAGCAGTTTGCAGAGATGTACGTGGCCAAGTTTGCTGCCAAGGGCGAGGGTCAGCTGGGGCCTGCCGAGCGGGCCAGGAAGGTGGAGGACATGATGAAGAAGCTGTGGGGAGACCG GTACTTTGATCCAGCCAACGGCAAATTCAGCAAGTCAGCCAACAGCCCAGATGGCAAGAAGCTGCCGCGGACATTCTGCCAGCTCATCCTGGACCCCATCTTCAAG GTGTTTGATGCAATCATGAATTTCAAGAAAGAGGAGACGGCAAAACTAATTGAAAAACTGGACATCAAGTTGGACAGTGAAGATAAAGACAAAGAAGGCAAACCACTTCTGAAG GCAGTGATGCGCCGCTGGCTACCTGCCGGGGATGCCCTGCTGCAGATGATTACCATCCACCTGCCCTCCCCCGTGACGGCCCAGAAGTACCGCTGTGAGCTCCTGTACGAGGGGCCCCCAGACGACGAGGCCGCCATGG gCATTAAAAGCTGTGACCCCAAAGGCCCTCTTATGATGTACATTTCCAAAATGGTGCCGACCTCTGACAAAGGTCGGTTCTATGCCTTCGGCCGGGTCTTCTCAGGGCTGGTGTCCACCGGCCTGAAGGTCAGGATCATGGGGCCCAACTACACGCCCGGGAAGAAGGAAGACCTATACCTGAAGCCAATCCAGAG GACAATCCTGATGATGGGCCGCTACGTCGAGCCCATCGAGGACGTGCCTTGTGGCAACATCGTGGGCCTGGTGGGCGTGGACCAGTTCCTGGTGAAGACAGGCACCATCACCACCTTCGAGCATGCCCACAACATGCGGGTGATGAAGTTCAGCGTGAGCCCTGTCGTCAGGGTGGCTGTGGAGGCCAAGAACCCGGCCGACCTGCCCAAGCTGGTGGAAGGCCTGAAGCGGCTGGCCAAGTCGGACCCCATGGTGCAG TGCATCATTGAGGAGTCCGGGGAGCACATTATCGCGGGTGCCGGGGAGCTGCATCTGGAGATCTGCCTCAAGGACCTGGAGGAGGATCACGCCTGCATTCCCATCAAG AAATCCGACCCAGTTGTCTCGTACCGAGAGACCGTCAGTGAGGAGTCTAACGTGCTCTGCCTGTCCAAGTCCCCCAATAAGCACAACAGGCTGTACATGAAGGCACGGCCCTTCCCCGACGGCCTGGCTGAGGACATCGACAAGGGCGAGGTGTCTTCCCGCCAGGAGCTCAAGCAGCGGGCCCGCTACCTAGCCGAGAAGTACGAGTGGGACGTGGCCGAGGCCCGCAAGATCTGGTGCTTTGGCCCTGATGGCACCGGCCCCAACATCCTCACTGACATCACCAAGGGCGTGCAGTACCTCAACGAGATCAAGGACAGTGTGGTGGCCGGCTTCCAGTGGGCCACCAAGGAG GGGGCGCTGTGTGAGGAGAACATGCGGGGCGTGCGCTTCGACGTACACGATGTGACACTGCACGCGGACGCCATTCACCGCGGGGGCGGCCAGATCATCCCCACGGCCCGGCGCTGCCTGTACGCCAGCGTGCTGACTGCCCAGCCCCGGCTCATGGAGCCCATCTACCTTGTGGAGATCCAG TGTCCAGAACAAGTGGTTGGTGGTATCTATGGTGTCCTGAATAGGAAGCGGGGCCACGTCTTTGAGGAGACCCAGGTGGCCGGCACCCCCATGTTTGTTGTGAAGGCCTACTTGCCTGTCAATGAGTCCTTTG GCTTCACCGCTGACCTGAGGTCCAACACGGGCGGCCAGGCCTTTCCCCAGTGTGTGTTCGACCACTGGCAGATCCTGCCCGGTGACCCCTTCGACAGCACCAGCCGCCCCAGCCAGGTGGTGGCAGAGACGCGCAAGCGCAAAGGTCTGAAGGAAGGCATCCCGGCCCTGGACAACTTCCTGGACAAGTTGTAG